A window of the Chelonoidis abingdonii isolate Lonesome George chromosome 19, CheloAbing_2.0, whole genome shotgun sequence genome harbors these coding sequences:
- the HSF4 gene encoding heat shock factor protein 4, protein MQDSPSSLGMDGYSSNVPAFLTKLWTLVEDPETNHLICWSTNGTSFHVFDQGQFAKEVLPKYFKHNNMASFVRQLNMYGFRKVVNIEQGGLVKPERDDTEFQHLYFLQGHEHLLEHIKRKVSIVKSEETKMRQEDLSRLLYEVQILRSQQENMECQMQDMKQQNEVLWREVVSLRQNHSQQQKVINKLIQFLFGQLQSNPSSAGIKRKLPLMLDDGSSAPQVSKFSQHLSVDPLQDSYFIQSPSTEPASCLTSPAIAGGPVISDVTEASPPNVVSLQSPPEGDREKCRMLIKEEPVSPGVKATSEPDVSLPGCTACAEPPVLPVAMVQSVLEGKGSCGAPQSASSQQPERRGRRAPLDRTEISDPMDGTDLSLEGLQLLLRSQQYNLEPTSVLDVFNPNLSVSEWNLTDMEANFSPMQQLTVDLEKNVNELSPKVLNPHFNTTCSGKDVILECTQQFPIEREAGFGSNIVNLPESSVLYIPSENMASYLSSVGLQGDIPLNLNSPTESN, encoded by the exons AATGGCACCAGCTTCCACGTTTTCGATCAAGGTCAGTTTGCCAAGGAGGTGCTGCCTAAGTATTTCAAACACAACAACATGGCCAGCTTTGTCCGGCAGCTGAACATGT ATGGCTTCAGGAAAGTGGTTAATATAGAGCAGGGTGGCCTTGTCAAGCCTGAACGGGATGAcaccgagttccagcatctttatTTCCTACAAGGCCACGAACACCTCTTGGAACACATCAAAAGGAAG GTATCTATTGTGAAAAGCGAGGAAACGAAGATGCGCCAGGAGGATCTCAGCAGGTTACTCTATGAAGTCCAGATTCTGAGAAGTCAGCAGGAGAACATGGAGTGTCAAATGCAGGACATGAAGCA ACAGAATGAAGTCCTGTGGCGGGAAGTTGTGTCTCTCAGGCAGAATCATTCTCAGCAACAGAAAGTGATCAACAAG CTGATTCAGTTTCTGTTCGGCCAGCTCCAATCAAACCCCAGCAGCGCTGGGATAAAGAGAAAACT ACCTCTGATGTTAGATGATGGAAGCTCAGCACCACAAGTGTCCAAGTTCAGCCAACATTTGTCTGTGGACCCTCTTCAGGATTCCTATTTCATTCAGTCG CCATCTACAGAACCTGCCTCGTGCTTAACCAGTCCTGCTATTGCTGGAGGGCCAGTCATATCAGATGTTACTGAAGCATCACCACCAAATGTCGTGTCGCTTCAATCTCCTCCAGAGGGTGACAG GGAAAAATGCCGCATGCTGATCAAGGAAGAACCAGTTAGCCCTGGAGTGAAAGCCACATCTGAGCCAGATGTCTCTCTGCCTGGCTGTACTGCCTGTGCTGAACCCCCTGTGTTACCAGTTGCAATGGTTCAGTCTGTTTTAGAAGGCAAAGGGAGCTGCGGGGCACCACAGTCTGCGAGTTCACAGCAACCGGAAAGAAGAGGCAGAAGGGCACCTCTAGACAG aACAGAAATTTCTGACCCAATGGATGGCACTGATTTGAGTTTAGAaggcctgcagctgctgctgaggagCCAGCAGTATAATCTGGAACCTACCAGCGTTTTGGAT GTCTTTAATCCAAATCTTTcagtgagtgagtggaatctgaCTGACATGGAAGCCAATTTTTCACCG ATGCAGCAACTCACAGTGGATCTGGAGAAGAATGTAAATGAGCTGTCTCCCAAAGTGTTAAATCCTCACTTTAACACCACCTGCTCAG GGAAAGATGTCATTCTTGAATGCACCCAGCAGTTTCCCATTGAGCGTGAAGCAGGCTTCGGGAGCAACATTGTAAACCTACCAGAAAGTTCAGTTCTTTATATTCCATCTGAAAATATGGCTTCCTATCTATCCTCTGTGGGTCTCCAAGGAGATATTCCATTAAACCTGAACTCTCCAACTGAAAGTAACTAG